From one Nocardioides sp. Kera G14 genomic stretch:
- the aroH gene encoding chorismate mutase, translated as MSVRAIRGATQLDVDESTHMHERVVELLSAVMEANGLTKDDVVSVLFTATADLHSAFPAVAARSLGWTDVPLICARELEIEGSLPRAVRLMAHVETDMSKADVTHVYLHGATVLRPDLTSAQ; from the coding sequence GTGTCCGTACGTGCGATCCGTGGTGCCACCCAGCTCGATGTCGACGAGTCGACCCACATGCATGAGCGCGTCGTCGAGCTGCTCAGTGCCGTGATGGAGGCCAACGGGCTCACCAAGGACGACGTGGTCTCGGTCCTCTTCACCGCGACCGCCGACCTGCACTCGGCCTTTCCCGCCGTCGCCGCGCGGTCGTTGGGGTGGACCGACGTACCCCTGATCTGCGCGCGCGAGCTCGAGATCGAGGGCAGCCTGCCCCGAGCCGTGCGACTGATGGCGCACGTCGAGACCGACATGAGCAAGGCCGACGTCACCCACGTCTACCTCCACGGCGCGACCGTGCTGCGTCCCGACCTGACCTCGGCGCAATGA
- a CDS encoding prephenate dehydrogenase, with protein sequence MSRLVGPVEIIGVGLLGTSVALACRRAGIDVLLTDVDADHVRTASGLGAGRARSAADRPQLVVVAVPPDHLGGVIASALDGSDAVVTDVGSVKAAPLASLASRPDAGRYVGSHPMAGNERSGPLAASDALFDGRPWAITPHAGSDPAAVALVRELAELCGGVVVELTPAEHDRAVARISHVPHLMAALTAGRLAEAPDGHLALSGQGVRDVTRVAGGDPALYSQIVGGNADAVTELLTEVRDQLDTLIAAVTRGDRATLQSILATGNDGTRAIPAKHGGPARAMRSLFVAVPDEPGSLARLFADAGEIGVNIEDVRIDHDPGRPVGVVELVVDDALADDLLPALESRGWVSHR encoded by the coding sequence ATGAGCCGGTTGGTGGGGCCCGTCGAGATCATCGGCGTCGGGCTCCTCGGCACGTCGGTCGCGCTCGCGTGCCGCCGTGCCGGGATCGACGTGCTCCTCACCGACGTCGACGCCGACCACGTCCGTACGGCGTCGGGCCTCGGGGCCGGCCGCGCCCGCAGCGCCGCCGACCGTCCGCAGCTCGTCGTCGTGGCCGTGCCCCCTGACCACCTGGGCGGCGTGATCGCCTCCGCCCTCGACGGCAGCGACGCCGTCGTCACCGATGTGGGCAGCGTCAAGGCGGCACCGCTCGCCTCCCTCGCGTCCCGCCCCGACGCCGGCCGGTACGTCGGCAGTCACCCGATGGCCGGCAACGAGCGCTCCGGCCCGCTGGCCGCGAGTGACGCGCTCTTCGACGGTCGCCCTTGGGCGATCACCCCGCACGCCGGCTCGGACCCGGCCGCCGTCGCGCTCGTCCGTGAGCTCGCCGAGCTCTGCGGGGGAGTGGTGGTCGAGCTGACGCCCGCCGAGCATGACCGGGCGGTCGCCCGGATCAGCCACGTCCCGCACCTGATGGCCGCACTCACCGCGGGCCGTCTGGCCGAGGCACCGGACGGCCACCTGGCGCTGTCCGGTCAGGGTGTCCGTGATGTCACGCGGGTCGCCGGCGGCGACCCTGCGCTCTACAGCCAGATCGTCGGTGGAAACGCGGACGCGGTCACTGAGCTGCTGACCGAAGTACGCGACCAGCTCGACACCCTCATCGCCGCCGTCACGCGGGGGGATCGTGCCACCCTCCAGAGCATCCTCGCGACCGGCAACGACGGGACCCGCGCGATCCCCGCCAAGCACGGTGGTCCCGCCCGCGCGATGCGCTCACTCTTCGTCGCCGTGCCCGACGAGCCCGGCAGCCTCGCCCGGCTCTTCGCCGACGCCGGCGAGATCGGCGTCAACATCGAGGACGTGCGGATCGACCACGACCCCGGCCGTCCGGTCGGTGTGGTCGAGCTCGTCGTCGACGACGCCCTTGCCGACGACCTCCTGCCCGCACTGGAATCCCGCGGCTGGGTCTCGCACCGCTAG